Genomic window (Argopecten irradians isolate NY chromosome 2, Ai_NY, whole genome shotgun sequence):
cctaataaatcataataaaaaaaatgtaagctGATTAAGATCCTCTATCTAtcatacataaaacattgttatatatgttattgagATATCATAAGGTACTCTAAAAGAGATTAAAATAAATGCTGCAGATATTACGATGCCTTAATTCAATATGAGAGTTACTAAACAACTGTCATAGCTACATTTGTACGTGTAAGAGCTTAGGCCTACATGTCCATGCATATGTAGATCTATGGTATAAGTTGATGATGTCTTGTTTAGGTCTCCGTTTTGCTGCTTTTATTGCAATACATGATGTTCAACATGCAGGTTGGGTATCTGGGTGTTTTGTGGTCCTAGTTCTCCTCGCAACATAATGTTTTTTAACATATGTGTGTCGCTTTATTTACACTTTACATCGTTCAAACTGCCGATTTGTCGTAGGGAAATTAATCAACGTGACCCTGTGCATTTATTCTTTGCTACTAAACATGGATTCACTATTGCAGATGCCCCAACAAATGTGTTTTACCCTATTTTTACTTCATTTCAGGCCAGGTTTCGGATTGTCTGCATGTAGTGAAAACCTACTTTCGCTTCGCGTATGTCTGGCATATCGCTTATGTCATTGAAGAAAATAGGCGTGCCGCTTAAGACTCGTACAATTGGAAAATCGACTATTGTCTGTGGCTCATGATGTCGATCAGATCACAGGACAGGTGCTGGCTCTAATATAGTGAATATATTGATGTtgtaaaaaataccatattactaCAGAAAATAATAgagtaatacaatattttttgtaatattaatatataaaacttCAAACACCTTTGATTagatcagaaacatatatacatatatgtttctgattagaTGAATGTACTGTGcatcatgtatcatcatcacTCCTCCGGACATATACTAgtgtacataaatgtatattgaatgGCTCAGGCATTCAAATGAATGTGAGATAATAAAatcattatgtaaaatatagaaaaaatattatttaatacatgGTGATCGAAAAATTACCTCCAccatgaagggaagtaactctgttagATTAGAATGATATCCACATAACTGCTTAGAGTTTTTGTCCCTTTTAGCACAATTACACTTTGTATTGTCTTCAACATAATACAAAGCATGAGGAACTGAAAATGTAATAATcattatttgtattgttttttcaGGTGCCATTTTTGCTTTTACAACCAAATATCCATTGTCGGtgtcaattatttcaattactGTCAACAAGGTGTCCTCCTGCAGCCTTAAAGGAAACCACATCTTCAAAGGTCTTGGCTACCTCGGTGGTGCAGCCCCGACAAATTCACACAACTAAAGCTAGTCAGCTTAACAGACCAAAGTATTTAAAAGACCATGTTAGTCTGTTTTCTGTTATTGTTGGAATACCCTCAAAGCACCCAGAAAAAGGACACTTAGTTCTTGTTGATTCTGACCTTGTCAAGCGAGTGGCCTTGGTGGAAGTAGCATCAGTTACTGTGACATTCTTAGGTACTTTagtattatcatttattttaccAAACAAAACTTTACCTGATGAAATGAAGCTTCCATTATTAGTGTCCTACATTTTTGCATTGCTTGCTTTACCATTATTGAAGAATATGGAATACAAGCGacgtatatcacacatgtatcATAATGCTGAAACAAACGTTTTTACTGTGAGGACAAAACCATTGTTTCGTAAAAGTAAAGAGTCATCGTTCACAGCAGAGGAAGTAACACTTGCTGATCCTAAAGTGTTTAATGGATTATATGTCATCTACGCTGGAAAAAGGAAGTTCTTCTTCAACCCTACCCCTGATGTATTCAGAGACCAAAATGCGTTTACAATATTGACTGGAGAAACATGAATAGTTTAAACAAGTCTGAtatttgtttcacaaatttgaaAACTCacaatttatttgaaaacaaatcagTTATTTTAGttctttagtatttatttgaaaatacattttccTGAGGATTGTTTTAATGGACTTCTTATATAATTCAGGCTTATATAATTAATGGTTACCATTGTAtatgagaataaaaaaaaagcaGATATACCGGTAAGTGAAACAGAATTATGCCTGTAAAACTCAATGAGTGCTTTAATTTTTTGCAAAAATTTGCATTCACAACCAGTAAGAGTGCTGTCAGAAAATGAAATGCATAGtagaaaaaaatttaaaacaattgtgTACTGCAATTTATTCATCTATTGCAAGCAAATCTTACCCATGATATGGAAGCATTGCCTTCGTTATTTAGATTACTGAACctcatatttttaaataaataaacttacTAAAACATTGACATTTGCTGATTTTGAATTTATGTTTTGGAAAAATGTGCTGGTAAAATCAAGATTTGAGAAGTGGAAAGATTCTTATATAGAAATGGAGCTGGTGGTCCTCATGATCTCATCATATTTGATTCTTAAGACAAAATGGTTTGATCTGAAAAATTACCAGTCTTGTTAAAGCATGCCATATACTCATGTTAGGTATCTGTGCCTCTTGCTTATTATGAAGAAACTATTTTAACCTACTtgtcccctgtgaccttgagatCGGATGAAGATCACTATCATCTGCATGTATTTGCTTTCTATAATCATAGACACTGCATACACATACAAACTCATAAGCCCATTTTCTGCTCTAGCTTCGCTAGTGTTCCTCACAGTATGAAAAGGGCATGGTGTCAAAGTAGCAAAAAGGGCACCAGCTATGCCGAAAAAGggtatgatacatgtatataacttatgtgtttgatgctgtgaaacagcaatcATAGGTACGCTAAGCAAGCCTGagcacatcaaaacaacaataataatccgcgatgaaaattaaatgctgTTTTGTTACTTTCACACCCTAATTGAaggtataaaataataaaacacacacatataataATTGTCACAACGATAATCGATGTGTACAATTACGCAATCGGTGATGTTTTCCAATGTTTACTTAGAACTATTTCGTTTTGATCTTGGTTCAGATCTTGTGTATTCCCGAAAATCACACACAACGCCTTCTTAATTTATTCATCCGCAGtagattttctttatttatctaTCTAGGTGAATGGTACAAAATTGATGCTATAAATGATGATAAATTATGTTTGctttaatgatttatacaaaaaataagatttaaatgtgtttgcaaaAGTCTTTTGTTTAGTTGACGTTGCGAACTATATCTTTAAATTACTACGCTCTCTTCCATCTAGAGATGTGAAATCTCGAGTTGCCTCACTTTAAACGTCATTGCTATTAGGCCTTTCATTGCaggaattaattatttatagctaccttttaattatttaactaagatcaattcaaacaaatacatatagaaaTTATACATGTGGTGTCAATTGAAATTACTACGCTCTCTTCCATCTAGAGATGTGAAAGctcgagttgcctccctttaaaCCTCAATACTATATTATCGTAGTGAAAGTGCACTGCATAACACTTGCTGTTCTATTTGTTCAAGCCGTGTTTAAACAAAGATACACAACATATTTGCAACAATGTTCCATAACATCAAAGGATTGTTGTAAAAGGTAACCAAATTATGactttttatttgacaaaagtatctggccatgatttataagtcaaaagtcggcaaagcaaagtGGTACACATGCAAGCAGCCATGTTAGTCTTTCTAACAAGGAAATCGcaatatatttctgttgttattaaatggatattaattaactcattttcttttcttttaaagagacattgatgaaattgataatttcagtaattagtatgtgtactagtatatagattacttacatgtattaaacgAAAATGGCACTCAGATTTTTACCAGATTTATTGGTTTAATAAATCtacttatttcagaaataagaaattttaatatataaaatagatttcagtcatttcaggaaaaaaaaacctatttaaCTTGTGGTGGTTGAATCAACTTTGTTTAACTCAAAAAttcaacattgtacattatataaatacaatgttctaCAACATGTTaactaaatttaatataaatgataaaccaaTTCTTTTATTCCTTTTTGAGTCCTTCagtcacagcatctatgagtggccttggcactttgatttttacattactatcattaaaggcccactatctttcCGGGGCAAACATAAAGATTTCTTAAAGAACGTTAGTagcatcagaaaatatatattgatgtactaagatgaggttacaacaccaaacatatgcaagatttcctccgTAATATATGAGTGGAGAGTTAAtccgctgttttgccgtctggtgcagtgatagtcaactacgtATATACCGcgcagtatttaggacgacggcaggaaacataagacgacccatAGTATGAAAATTaagatttgatttattttaatcaaattgttcagaaagtgatgatatgtgtagtattaacggtaagttaataacttttgtgactctacaaaattatcgatgaaaGATTCAGGCACAGTGGATGATGATAGATGGAGAATGATGACTATGCGAAGTCATATGACTTAAATGCAGATAACAGTAACCAATGATGAGTTACTTAAATTTTATACAGCAAGTTTTAATTattagaaaataatttcataattatattttaggATTAATATGAatagatattttattgttatggAGATCGATATAGCACAAAAATCTAAATGTACTGTAAATAAAGTGAAAAGCAGTTATGATGacagtacactcagatttttgtctgatatctccataacaaatatattaaaattaattcttataatttaattttgattttgataatgattttgattttactttgaatttattttggccttttatttcggattattaatatactagctttatacggTTTTTACCtaattatgataatttaatttacgaaatataatctcttcaaaattccAAATTAATTTTGGAACTCTTATCAGtgcataatttacacgtgctccatttgttattattattataccctcataacctcaacaaaataaaaaaaagactattccttaaataaagaTACTGGTTGGCAACATATCATCTCGAAGAACATATTATCATGATTTTGATTGGCGCGGTATAACAAATGCGATTATTAAACAGTTTTGTGTTTAGAAAAATGACACATACCAAAATTGCCaacaatgttttcaaatttagaagaaaattaaaaaatttaacataaaaataccatatttCAGTAAATCTTAACTCACAAGTACAACATAAGTCAGGGGGAAGGAGTGAGTATGATATCGGCTTTATTCTAATTAGGATAAATAGTCTCGATTCATTTTTTGTCTGCTTCCTGTGATGACAGACAAAAACATTCAAAAAACGAAAgttgtaagggaggtaatttaaTCTTAGAAAAGAACGCTGGTTGGGTCACTCAAGCGCTCTTGAGCAGACGACAAAATACAAGGTAGTAAACTATGTcgatttgttatatttttgtttacagattaATCACCAccagaaatcattcaaatatctTTAATATCTATTCAGAATCCtattaatttatacaaacaGGTGAAAAACATTCGGCATTTTGTCATTGATAGATCGGTAAATGGTGGCCTGTTCATTTTCCCGTAGCAATAAACTAACAACATCACTGGTCATAAACAAGTCACGTTTTCTTCCTATTGCGGGACAATTTTTGCaccatttattttttaaagataattcaaaatattaactttctattgatatcaaatttaatttcttCCATGACAcaactatttttaatattttttctttaatcacgataatatgttcaGTAAAATGACGCGAACACCTATTTGATTGCTCTTTTCCAAACAGCTGTTTtctattataaaataataattcaattttgcttgttacgagcattttcattggcttaaaaatttactttatcagcccataaaggaaaaaatggcatcgccgtttgtaacgttgcttctgattggttgaGATGACGGCATAAttatttcatagacaaaagagtcccaaaatgaattttgaatattgaagagattatctttagtaaactgaattataaggatttatttgaatagattttttatgttatggagatataacacaaaaatttgagtgtactctcatcataaaccgcttcgcggtttatttagagtacactcagatttttgtgttatatctccataacataaaaaatctgttcaagttaatccttaattatgtaaattaaatgaAAGTTTATAACGCTGAAGTGTACCTACTAAAGATTATTTACAACCATAAAAagcttaattaaaaaaatcgaGAAAAATCGCTATCTTTTCACGATAATTTGTCGCCagccagtatatatatatatttttttttatataaagcaCGATTTTTCAAAGTATTCCAATCAACCAAAATTGGAGATagatttatttgaacaaatcgTCCGGATACCTAGACATCCGAGTTGAGCTTTTACAATCTCCGTAACCTTCAAAATTGAAGAGTTCTCATTGAAAACATGGCGACGTCGAGAGTGTTTTGGGGATCTTGTCGTCCTATTTCGTGTCATTTTAGACAGGTAAGTTACTGGAGATATGTCATTCAGATATATAAAGTAAGTGTTATTGAAATTAATAAGTAGAACATGTCATTTGCTCCCTGATTGTTGGTTAATCCTATATTTCTTGGATCGCACTTAGATGTAAATAaaacaggttgggcacaaccctgcatatgggtaacagttacccatttgagtaacagttacctgtttgagtaatcaataagttacccaaatgaGGAATTTTGTTGAAGAAAAATgcatgaagttgttttaaacttttttatcaaaaaagggcgtaaTGATTTTGACATGGCACCAATACTAACATAACATAGGACAttaattattaatcaaaatgggacaaacttcattgtctcaattttggtaaaagtcacaaaataaaccacctccattgcttactatggtgccaaaaatagaacacaggtaaaactcattcaaccatgacatttgcactgaATTTCCCTGATAGCTATACACTAAAGTCAATGGAGAGCACCTAAATTTTCATCTTACAACAAAGTTAGAcaacagaatttgatatttcacccACAGAAACATAAAGTCTTTGACCAGTTGTTAGgcattctaaaaattatgatgCCCTTTTTCGacaataatttttaaaacaatattatgcGTTTGCTTTTCACATAATTACTCaattgggtaacttattgattactgcaaacaggtaactgttactcaaatgggtaactgttacccatatgcagggttgtgcccaacctgtaaAAAGCCTGAcatggtcactgatgatcgacacAGTCCAATCGCGCTACAGAATAATTGAAAATACTTTCTTCTTCAACAAAGAAATCGACATCATTTATTGTAtgtttatcagaaacatatatgtttctCGTTTTATGATTTGTAACATATACATGCAGGCAGCCGCATGTGAGTGATGATATTTTTGATCAGATTATCTTGAAATTGCAAAAAATTGTAGAAAGGTACGTATACTTGCTCTTTATTTggatatgtttgaaatatttctcctttatatttatttgtaatatatgtttctgattatagACTATAACTTGCAGTGTAACAAAAACGTCAATATTTCCTTCTTCGTAATTTCCCTGCAgtaatttataaaatgatatagCATAAATCATCTATATATAATAAGCTACGGAAAACTATACAAGTAATTACTATCTTCGACATCTATAAATATTTCTATGtgtacaccaaatataaaaACAGTCGCTGTAAAACgaataaaaataacatacaaTTGAAAATAAGTCACAAATGCATGAAATATAGACTATAATAAATATGACATTTCTTCCGTCCTCATACTATACATGCATGAGCATACCTGAAGATCTTTAACAACCGTAGGCCTAATTTACAACTTTACATGTTGGCTTTACTGATATAGGTTAGTTACAATGAACTGTCACGTTTACTAACTGATCTTTAGTGTAAATTGCTATAGTATAATGCTCGTAATAGAGGCtaatttattttctgtgttaacaaCTTTCATTTAAGTCGCCTCGCTCAAACAGGTGCTGACAAATATACAAGCTGGAATTGGTGGCATATCGGTGGCTCTGaccacccgggggcaggaggggcggggcccaattctgaatttgcacattacagagttatctgcacttgcgggtaggtattgattgtgacgtcatgtatttgcgagcgtaacatcatactttttggagaaaactacgtaaattgcgctcacaaaacaatgacgtaacaatcgatacctatctgtaagggagctaactctgtattatgcaaaaacggaataggggaattagaggtaaatcctataaatccctacttgtcctagagttctgcatggattgcaaccaaatttggccacaaacatccttgggggaaggggaagagaacttgtataaattttggctctgaccccccaggggcgggcccaataggggaattagaggtaaatcctataaatccctacttgtcctagaggtctgcatggattgtaaccaaatttggccacaaacatccttgggggaaggggaagagaacttgtataaattttggctctgaccccccaggggcgggcccaataggggaaatagagataaatcctataaatccctacttgtcctagaggtctgcatggattgtaaccaaatttggccacaaacatccttgggggaaggggaagagaacttgtataaattttggctctgaacccccagGCACAGAAatggcggggcccaataggggaaatagagataaatcctataaatccctacttgtcctagagttctgcatggattgtgactaaatttggccataaacatccttgggggaaggggaacaaaacttgtataaattttggctctaaacCCCCCAGGcacagaaggggcggggcccaataggggaaatagagataaatcctataaatccctacttgtcctagagttctgcatggattgtgactaaatttggccataaacatccttgggggaaggggaacagaacttgtataaattttggctctgacccccttggggcaggaggggcggggccccaatagggaaattagaggtaattattcaaattccttcagaaaaaaactgaacctgtattcagaacattacttggcattacaaaccaggtgagcaatacaggccctctgggacTCTTGTTAAGCACCCCCttatttgcttcaatttttaagcgccctgggccttattaggtcaaatacagtatttacagaACATTGAATAGGTTCAATACCGACATCATGTTCTAAATctttaaaactttattttttcagCCCACCACCATCAgttggtgggctattcaaatcttTTTTCATCAGTGGTCAGTCGTCTGTCCGTCCATccttccatctgtctgtccTAACTGCCacaaatcataatttttttgtAACTTAGTCATATGGTCCAATGTACCAAGGGCTCAGCATTTTCATCGGACTCTATTTGGGGGAGTTTTGGCCCTTTTATTAACGAAAAACACCATTTTTGTCTGTTTCTGTTCAATAACTCTCACAAATATTACCAGATTTTCTCGAAACTTGATAACATGGTTTAATGTCTTGGGGCATTGGCCAAGTTTGATCGGGACTTTGATTTTACCCTATTTGGCTGTGTTATGGCCCTTTTATTAACGAAAAACACCATTTTTGTCTGTTTCTGTTCAATAACTCTCGCAAATATTACCAGATTTTCTTGAAACTTATTAACATAGTTTAATGTCTCAAGGCATTGGCCAAGTTTGATCGGGACTTTGATTTTACCCTATTTGGCTGAGTGCTGGTCATTTGAATAACGAAAATAGCCATTTTTGGCTGTTTTTGTTCAATAACTCTCGCAAATATTACCAGATTTTCTCGAAACTTGATAACATGGTTAAATGGCACATTGCCTTGGACAAGTTTGATCGGGACTTTGATTGGACCCTATTTGGctgagttatggccctttgattaacAAAAAACGCTGTTTTCGTTCAATAACTTTCGCAAACATTACTGGATTTTCTCGAAACTTGGTAACATAGATAAATGTCTGGGGGCCTTTGCCAAGTAGGATTGGCACTTTCATTGGCCCTTATTTGGCGGACATCATGggcctttgattaacgaaagcGGGGATATAAATTCCATGAATTTACCTATTAATCAGCCTTTCAAGTTTGAAAGTACAATGataataaatgtactgtttGCATTTACTATAGAGTGTTGCTGCTTGAATGAATGatgaaaatatacaaaagtaagattttgtatattcatattgaaaaaatataaatttggtCATGCAAAAGTTTTGACCCAAGTGCTACGCACATGGGGGTCAATATATTACAATACGTATTGCAATACATCATGCAAAAGTTTTGATCCAAGTGCTACGCACATGGGGGTCAATATATTACAATACGTATTGCAATACATCAACACAATACATTGTATTGCAATATTTCCCAATACACATTTACTGTATCGTGGCACTCCTAAAGTATGTCAGATGTTGTGTGTGCTGATGTCACTGTTAACACTGAAGCCTATGATGATTATAACATACATTTAGGAACATATTGCCATATGCATTCTACGTGATGAGTCTTAGGGTAGATATCATATCTATTATTAGTATGGTGTAATTGCTTCCCTCTCAATGATGTATCCATTTTTTCTTTGTAGGCAACATGCTTCAGGACGATGGTGAATGATCAAACATGTCGCCTCATTTGTACTCAGACTATAAAACCTATCTCCATCACTCACTGTTCCTCAGTACATAAATACAGTGTTCCCACCCAGTCACGGTGTTTGAATACAGACAATGCTCCTATTCCTGGTCAAGAACCTGCCACTCCGATTCCTGGCTTACCGCTAACGGATGCAGTGAAAGGCAACTTAGTTTATTATGGTAACATTACCAAAAGTATAAAGATAGTGAAAATATTCTCAGTGTCAACAAGTGGAGTAGCATTGTGTCTATTGCcttttgtaatgccaaatatcCTGGAGCTACCACCAGTGCTACAGTTTATGTTAGGGAGCGGAGTGAGCTTCTTTATGTTGGGAACCCCACTGATGATCCATGCCATGACTAAACGTTATGTGACAGACTTGTACTATAACAAAGACTCAAACACATTTACAGCAGCAACACTTTCGTTCTTCTGTCGTCGTAAAGTCCGAGTATTCACTACTGAGGACGTCACCTTTCCTAGCATGGCATCAGTGTTATGTTTCATGAAAGTGAAGGGGAAGCCTTTGTTTATAGATCCGTCAGGCTTCAGGAGTAGAGAGGCCTATATCAAACTTATGGGCTATGATAAACCTATGGACTTTAGTGATATTGAAGGTTTTATTAAAAAGAATGAAGAATAAACAAAGATTATTTGCTTTATTGGGAATAGAAATTAAACTTGAATTTTAAAGAATGTGTACCGTGTTTATATTTGCTTTTTATCTAGTTCATTATGACTGTTTTCCCCAAGTTATGTCAGCTGTGCTGGTGCATGATCTGAAATGTTTTATGGTTGGCAAGAAACGTACCTAGACAATTTATTGTGAACTTACAGTCagattgtaattataattgGAGGACAGGCTTCTGTAAGACTGATAATTTACATGTAGGATATTTCTCCATTTCTTCGTTCATTACTGCTACTATTATAACAACTCTCTgaacattgtaaaaaaaatgctgaaaatctCTGGAGATGGATTGGGAGTTGCAGTCCAAATATTATATCCTTCTGGTCTCAAAAACCAGGGATCTAGAAGAAGTCCTTAAGTCAACACTACACAAGATTGGTCACAACAACTGCAATCAGAGCAAGTACCACCGACTTGCAGCCAGCACATAACTTTTAGAATCTGGCCAGAGTCAGAACAGACATAACACATCAATGTTGGCAGATTGGTAGCCTTATACATTGTCATAAAGTTTAGGTGCAATGCAATAACAACAAGATGGTCCAGTATTTAGACACATAGGAACAAAGTGAACATTTGTAGGTCTGAGGACATGAAAATTGTGAACTCTAGACATCAACaactatatatttattgaatgaAGTTCATAGACCTTTGGTCAAGATCATACTTCGATGGACTATATATGGCGAAAAGAAATTGGGAATGATAAATCTATTTGCAACAGCagagaagtacatgtatatatcctgTTCACTGCTAATTATTATAGAGTATAGTATTACGACAGGGGACCGTCTTTAGAAACAATTATCCACATGTCCGAAGTTATGCCACCGAGTCAAGAAATTGGAAAGAAGACAAACTCATGTGCTAGAAAAACGGCTTTATCAACTTTTTGTGTTGCATACATATTTTCTTCTAAATATGTCATAATACGAATAAGACCGATAAAAACTAAAACCTTTTATTTCTTCGCGTCTTTATAAAGGTGAGGAATTTATTGCGTGCCATTTTGACAAATGTTTCCATTtattaaaacacttttattgTCAATATACGATCAACAAGGGATTAGTCACAAATTGTTGTAATTGTCTCTTCTAAACTGATCCAACTGCCGATGTGTGAAGATCAGTATCTGTCTGGTATTTTAATTGTTACTAATAGTCCATTGAATGAAAACAGCCTGGTATTCTCTtggataattattttaaaacgtGATGTTACTAAATAAGGTCCTGAACTCCCAGGTGAAAACGAAATGCACATGCCCTATTTTTGTCAGAATATTTACTCAAAGTAAACTTTATTATATCGTCAAAACTGGGACTTTA
Coding sequences:
- the LOC138316111 gene encoding uncharacterized protein; protein product: MATIMVSSLAKTIGKFKGQVPFLLLQPNIHCRCQLFQLLSTRCPPAALKETTSSKVLATSVVQPRQIHTTKASQLNRPKYLKDHVSLFSVIVGIPSKHPEKGHLVLVDSDLVKRVALVEVASVTVTFLGTLVLSFILPNKTLPDEMKLPLLVSYIFALLALPLLKNMEYKRRISHMYHNAETNVFTVRTKPLFRKSKESSFTAEEVTLADPKVFNGLYVIYAGKRKFFFNPTPDVFRDQNAFTILTGET
- the LOC138316117 gene encoding transmembrane protein 70 homolog, mitochondrial-like — encoded protein: MATSRVFWGSCRPISCHFRQATCFRTMVNDQTCRLICTQTIKPISITHCSSVHKYSVPTQSRCLNTDNAPIPGQEPATPIPGLPLTDAVKGNLVYYGNITKSIKIVKIFSVSTSGVALCLLPFVMPNILELPPVLQFMLGSGVSFFMLGTPLMIHAMTKRYVTDLYYNKDSNTFTAATLSFFCRRKVRVFTTEDVTFPSMASVLCFMKVKGKPLFIDPSGFRSREAYIKLMGYDKPMDFSDIEGFIKKNEE